The following is a genomic window from Clostridium sp..
TATAATAGGACTTAGAAGTTCTACTGCAATTGCAGACTTTTTAGGATTTTATCTGAATCTCATATTAGATAATGTAAAGGTAGTTGGTTATGGAATAAGTGATATATTTGAACAGATGATAAATCTAAAGTCTGAAGATCTTGTAATAGGTATAGGATTTCCAAGATATGCTGTAAGAACTATAGAATCATTGACATTTGCAAAAAGCAGGGGTGCAGAAGTAGTGGCAATAACTGATAGTTTACTTTCGCCACTTGCAGCAAGTGCTGACTACACATTAATTGCCCAAAGCAATATGGCTTCTTTTGTAGATTCCCTTGTTGCTCCGTTAAGTGTAATAAATGCACTTATAATTTCAGTAGGTCTTAGAGAAAAAGAAAAAATATCTTCTACATTTTCAGATCTTGAAAACATATGGCAGGAATATCAAGTTTATTCCTTCAAGGATCAAGGTTATGATAGGAATGATTAATTTATGTCAAAAGTAATAGTGCTAGGTGGAGGACCGGCCGGAATGATGGCAGCTATAGCTGCATCTAAAAATAATAATGTTTTATTGATAGAGAAAAACGAAAAGCTTGGTAAAAAACTATACATATCAGGCAAGGGAAGATGCAATTTGACCAATGCCAAGGATATAAGTGAATTTTTTGATTATATTCCTGGAAATGCAGACTTCCTGTACAGTTCACTATATACGTTCACTAATCAGGATACTGTGAATTTTTTTAATAATTTGAATGTAAAATTAAAAGTAGAAAGAGGTGACAGAGTATTCCCTCTTTCAGATAAATCTTCCGATATAATAAAAGCTATGGAAAGAAAATTAAAGGAAAATAAAGTAGAAATACTTTTAAATTCACCGGTCAAAAAATTTTTACATAATGACGGCCATATTAGTTCAGTACAAATTTTAGACGAAACTGTCATACCTGGAGATTATTTTATATTGACTACAGGTGGGAAATCATATCCTCAAACCGGATCTACTGGAGATGGATATAAAATGGCAAAAGAATTAGGACATAATGTTACCAAATTGAAGCCCTCTCTTGTACCTATACAAATTGATGAAGATTGGGTAAAGGATATTCAGGGATTGTCTTTAAAAAATGTAGATTTGTATATAAAAGATTTAAATGATAAAATATTATACAGTGAATTTGGAGAAATGTTATTCACACATTTTGGTATATCAGGTCCCATAGTACTAAGTGCAAGCAGGACTGTATCGTCATATTTAGACAAATACAAATTGAAGGTTGTTGTAAATTTAAAGCCGGCACTTTCTTTTGAAGAATTAGATACCAGAATACAAAGGGATTTCACTAAATTTTCCAACAAAAATTTCAAAAACTCCCTGTACGAACTTCTTCCTAAAAAGATAATACCAACTATTATAGACTTATGCAAAATAAATCCTGATAAGAAAGTAAATTCTATAACAAAAAATGAAAGACAAAACCTTGTACATATAATTCGGAATCTTACCATGCACATAAAAGATTTAAGACCAATAGAAGAAGCAATAGTTACTTCTGGAGGAATAGATGTAAGGGAAATAAATCCTTCAAATATGCATTCAAAATTAATTGATAATTTATATTTTGCCGGTGAAATTATAGATATAGACGGATATACTGGAGGATTTAACATACAAATTGCACTTTCTACAGGATTCAGTGCAGGAAATGGGGTGAAGAAAATATGATAGTCTTACGTGGTGCAACTACTATATCCGAGAATACTGAAGCCGAAATAGAAAATGCTTCGATTGAATTGTTTTCAGAGATTATAAAATTGAACAATATTGATCTTGACAATATACTTTCAATAGAAATTTCCTGCACAAAAGATATAAGTAAAGCATATCCTGGAAAATTTATAAGAGAGCATTTTAAATTGAATCACATGGCCATAATGCATTTTAATGAGATGGAGGTGGATAAAACTTTAAATGGGTACATTCCTCTCTGCATAAGATTCCTTATTTGGGCAGATTTAAAAAAGACTAATAATAAGTTTGTATATCTTAAAGGTGCAAAAAAATTAAGAAAAGATTTATTAAGTGAATAATGTCATAAAATAGAGGATTTTATTTTTTTTTATAGAATATATATAGGATGTAAGGATTGATATTTATATTGCCTAACCTTGAGAGGAGAGAACTAAACTTTGAATATATCTGTGGCAATAGATGGCCCGGCAGCTGCAGGGAAAAGTACTATAGCAAACAGAATAGCTAAAAAATTCGGCTTTGTGTATATAAACACAGGTTCAATGTATAGAGCTGTTACACTGATGTGTTTGAGAGCAAAAATTAATTGTAAAGATACGAATAGGATATGTAACGTGATCAAATCCATGAATATATATTTTAAAAACAATAGGATTATAGTAAATGGAGAAGATGTTGAAGATGAAATAAGAAGTTTACATATAACTCAATATGTATCAGATTATGCAGCTATTAAGGAAGTTAGACAGCTACTTGTATCTATTCAGCAAAATATAGCAAACAAATACAATGTGGTAATGGACGGAAGAGATATAGGTACTGTTGTTCTTAAATCTGCTCCATTGAAGTTTTTCCTGACAGCAAAACCAGAAGCTAGAGCTAAAAGAAGATATTATGAACTAATCAAAAAAGGGTTATCAGTAGAATATAATAACATATTAAATGATATACTAAAAAGAGATCAAATTGATTCTAGTAGAAAAGAAGCTCCGCTAAAAAAAGCTTCAGATTCAATAGAAATAGATTCATCTGATCTTTCAATAGATCAAGTAGTAGATATTATATCCAATCATATAAAAAAGTATATGGAAATTTCATGTAGCAGCTGAGGTGATATTATGAAATTTATGTTGGCAGACAAAGCTGGCTTTTGTTTTGGTGTAAAAAGAGCTGTTGACGAGGCCCTAAATACAAAAGTTAAATATAAAGACAAAAAAATTTACACATTAGGTCCGCTGATTCATAATTCTGACGTTGTAAACAGACTAAAAAAGATGGGAATATATCCTATTGATCTAGACGACATTGATAGTTTGGATGATAATATCGTAATTATAATACGTTCTCATGGAGTTCCAAAAAGCATAGTTGATACTTTGCAGAAACGAAATATCATAATAGTTAATTCTACATGCCCGTATGT
Proteins encoded in this region:
- a CDS encoding MurR/RpiR family transcriptional regulator, encoding MEDVNKQDLMRIIQTKFPRLSKGQKLIAEYILKHYDKAAFMTAAKLGVSVGVSESTVVRFANELGFSGYPKLQKALQELIKNKLTTVQRIELSNDIVSQENPLKGVLKADMENIRATLEKINHKTFDDVINSIFKAKKIYIIGLRSSTAIADFLGFYLNLILDNVKVVGYGISDIFEQMINLKSEDLVIGIGFPRYAVRTIESLTFAKSRGAEVVAITDSLLSPLAASADYTLIAQSNMASFVDSLVAPLSVINALIISVGLREKEKISSTFSDLENIWQEYQVYSFKDQGYDRND
- a CDS encoding NAD(P)/FAD-dependent oxidoreductase — translated: MSKVIVLGGGPAGMMAAIAASKNNNVLLIEKNEKLGKKLYISGKGRCNLTNAKDISEFFDYIPGNADFLYSSLYTFTNQDTVNFFNNLNVKLKVERGDRVFPLSDKSSDIIKAMERKLKENKVEILLNSPVKKFLHNDGHISSVQILDETVIPGDYFILTTGGKSYPQTGSTGDGYKMAKELGHNVTKLKPSLVPIQIDEDWVKDIQGLSLKNVDLYIKDLNDKILYSEFGEMLFTHFGISGPIVLSASRTVSSYLDKYKLKVVVNLKPALSFEELDTRIQRDFTKFSNKNFKNSLYELLPKKIIPTIIDLCKINPDKKVNSITKNERQNLVHIIRNLTMHIKDLRPIEEAIVTSGGIDVREINPSNMHSKLIDNLYFAGEIIDIDGYTGGFNIQIALSTGFSAGNGVKKI
- the aroH gene encoding chorismate mutase: MIVLRGATTISENTEAEIENASIELFSEIIKLNNIDLDNILSIEISCTKDISKAYPGKFIREHFKLNHMAIMHFNEMEVDKTLNGYIPLCIRFLIWADLKKTNNKFVYLKGAKKLRKDLLSE
- the cmk gene encoding (d)CMP kinase; the protein is MNISVAIDGPAAAGKSTIANRIAKKFGFVYINTGSMYRAVTLMCLRAKINCKDTNRICNVIKSMNIYFKNNRIIVNGEDVEDEIRSLHITQYVSDYAAIKEVRQLLVSIQQNIANKYNVVMDGRDIGTVVLKSAPLKFFLTAKPEARAKRRYYELIKKGLSVEYNNILNDILKRDQIDSSRKEAPLKKASDSIEIDSSDLSIDQVVDIISNHIKKYMEISCSS